A DNA window from Danio aesculapii chromosome 14, fDanAes4.1, whole genome shotgun sequence contains the following coding sequences:
- the ccdc160 gene encoding coiled-coil domain-containing protein 160 homolog: MEITEKITECESSSRDDHHWVEKLFPPRFTFQSLLESQTNTNEQDNSSMKPSSSSSSSSSSDSTDRAESQRSRRRQIYLRALKEVQHTERTLRTETLARRIIRHEQPEQEGANSDQTDIERCIWTERDISKLRSGLEEVEGDRWRIKQQLSYTEDQLKAEHEQRVKLQGLVEKLEEQLSLSKKRAARQALVINDLKSESQKMNAQLRKLTLEVREKEEEADRWKTILKQAKEDMQQSVQERSKLAWELEGVRAQWKCEGERMEKAAWIENEAVLLRLQKELEQARADMHAEKESHKRSLTALQILRKHYSNK, encoded by the coding sequence ATGGAAATCACTGAAAAGATCACTGAATGTGAGTCCAGCTCCAGAGATGATCATCACTGGGTGGAGAAACTCTTCCCTCCTCGATTCACTTTCCAAAGCTTGCTGGAAAGCCAGACAAACACTAATGAACAAGACAACAGTTCAATgaaaccatcatcatcatcatcatcatcatcatcatctgactCCACAGACAGGGCTGAATCCCAGAGGAGCCGCAGAAGACAGATCTACCTGAGAGCTTTGAAGGAAGTCCAACACACTGAGCGGACGCTAAGGACAGAGACCTTAGCCAGGAGAATTATCAGACATGAGCAGCCTGAACAAGAAGGAGCAAACTCTGACCAGACTGACATTGAGAGATGCATTTGGACTGAGAGAGACATCAGCAAACTACGGAGTGGTTTGGAAGAAGTGGAGGGGGACAGATGGCGAATAAAGCAACAGCTCAGTTATACAGAAGACCAGCTTAAGGCAGAACATGAGCAAAGGGTGAAGCTACAAGGCCTGGTGGAGAAGCTGGAGGAACAGTTAAGCCTCTCCAAAAAAAGGGCTGCACGTCAGGCCCTCGTGATAAATGATCTCAAGTCAGAGAGCCAAAAAATGAACGCTCAGTTACGTAAGCTGACTCTAGAGGTCAGGGAAAAGGAGGAAGAGGCGGACAGGTGGAAGACAATTCTGAAACAAGCCAAAGAGGACATGCAGCAGAGTGTACAGGAGCGCTCCAAACTCGCTTGGGAACTGGAAGGAGTGCGAGCGCAATGGAAGTGTGAAGGAGAACGGATGGAAAAAGCAGCTTGGATAGAAAATGAGGCTGTGCTCTTGAGGCTTCAGAAGGAGCTCGAGCAGGCCAGAGCAGATATGCATGCAGAGAAAGAGAGTCACAAGCGGAGCCTAACAGCGCTTCAGATTTTACGCAAACATTACAGCAACAAATAG